One Panicum virgatum strain AP13 chromosome 9K, P.virgatum_v5, whole genome shotgun sequence genomic region harbors:
- the LOC120649311 gene encoding uncharacterized protein LOC120649311, translating into MFTAEPGQQLHTGSSLATSQTAPAYIKSQALPPCLCLDLGRCRLAARLWVFKGITTLFCSFPVKFLPLTPSHLGFPMDSTKQLALRPISNRRSASVVGEVAAAAERSGLATSSFRVYYGLRPGAVPFLWESAPGTPKAAGAGAGATASVSPAEMAGAAAELPPISPPPSYYSSQMKKGRRRCRAGCVLGALLAALGVRRRSRRRPASRH; encoded by the coding sequence ATGTTCACCGCCGAGCCAGGCCAGCAGCTTCACACCGGATCCAGCCTAGCCACAAGTCAAACCGCCCCTGCCTATATAAAGTCCCAAGCTTTGCCTCCGTGCTTGTGCTTGGACCTTGGTCGTTGCAGGCTTGCTGCTCGGCTCTGGGTTTTCAAGGGAATCACTACATTGTTTTGTTCATTTCCTGTGAAATTCCTGCCACTGACACCTAGCCACCTAGGCTTCCCCATGGATTCCACCAAGCAGCTCGCTCTCCGGCCGATCTCCAACAGGAGAAGCGCCAGCGTCGTCGGcgaggtggccgcggcggcggagcggtcgGGCCTGGCGACCTCGTCGTTCCGGGTGTACTATGGCCTGCGCCCGGGCGCCGTGCCGTTCCTGTGGGAGTCCGCGCCCGGCACGcccaaggccgccggcgccggcgccggcgccacggCTTCCGTCTCGCCCGCCGAGATGGCAGGCGCTGCCGCCGAGCTCCCGCCGatatcgccgccgccgtcgtactACTCGTCCCAGAtgaagaaggggaggaggaggtgccggGCGGGCTGTGTCCTGGGggcgctgctcgccgcgctCGGCGTCAGGAGGAGGTCGCGTCGGCGTCCAGCCTCGCGTCATTGA
- the LOC120649309 gene encoding alpha-ketoglutarate-dependent dioxygenase AlkB-like isoform X1, with protein sequence MAGGGEKTLAGSAQPRKAPTPHASDYGRSSERQKQGACTFSPSLSSKYSPQQLVAPAHPPQAADSRSSSYSAGSVGSDSGASPFDICLSGNKCGIKLNSSLLEINRAKRRDRELSKDAPFQYLRPGMVLLKRFIKPNDQVKIVKVCQQLGVGSGGFYRPGYRDGAMLRLWMMCLGKNWDPDSHSYGDTRPFDGAQPPTIPEEFRKYVQDAIQASHELLKQNIGAVNAVDELPLMSPDICLVNFYNSSGRLGLHQDKDESMSSLDKGLPVVSFSLGDTTEFLYGDVRDEEKVSKVALESGDVLIFGGKSRLIFHGVSNMKPNTAPKWLTDETSLRPGRLNLTFRQY encoded by the exons atggccggcggcggcgagaagacACTGGCGGGTTCCGCCCAGCCGCGGAAGGCCCCTACCCCTCATGCGTCG GACTATGGAAGGTCTTCGGAACGGCAAAAGCAGGGGGCATGTACATTCTCTCCTTCACTTAGCAGCAAATATTCACCTCAACAGTTGGTTGCACCTGCTCACCCACCGCAAGCTGCAGACTCCAGAAGCAGTTCATATAGTGCTGGATCTGTGGGATCTGATTCTGGAGCTTCCCCATTTGACATATGTTTGAGTGGTAACAAATGCGGCATCAAGTTGAATTCTTCTTTACTTGAGATCAACAGAGCAAAAAGACGGGACAGGGAACTTTCCAAGGATGCTCCATTCCAGTACTTGAGACCTGGGATGGTTCTGTTGAAAAGATTCATAAAGCCTAATGATCAG GTTAAAATTGTCAAAGTTTGCCAGCAGCTTGGTGTTGGTTCAGGAGGATTTTATAGACCTGGCTACCGAGATGGGGCTATGTTAAGACTCTGGATGATGTGCTTAGGGAAAAACTGGGATCCGGATTCACACTCATATGGCGATACACGTCCGTTCGATGGAGCTCAACCACCGACCATACCAGAAGAATTCAGGAAGTATGTTCAAGATGCCATTCAAGCTTCCCATGAACTCCTGAAACAAAACATAGGAGCTGTCAATGCTGTGGACGAACTTCCTCTGATGTCACCAGATATCTGCCTTGTTAACTTCTACAACAGTAGTGGGAGGCTAGGTCTTCATCAG GACAAAGATGAATCAATGAGCAGCCTTGATAAGGGATTGCCTGTCGTTTCTTTTTCATTAGGCGATACCACAGAATTCTTGTATGGCGATGTTAGAGATGAAGAGAAGGTTTCAAAGGTTGCTCTTGAATCTGGTGACGTCCTTATATTTGGTGGTAAGTCGAGGCTGATATTCCACGGGGTTTCCAACATGAAACCTAATACGGCGCCAAAGTGGCTGACGGATGAGACAAGTCTTCGACCTGGGCGTCTGAATCTCACATTCAGGCAGTACTAG
- the LOC120649309 gene encoding alpha-ketoglutarate-dependent dioxygenase AlkB-like isoform X2: MFYMDYGRSSERQKQGACTFSPSLSSKYSPQQLVAPAHPPQAADSRSSSYSAGSVGSDSGASPFDICLSGNKCGIKLNSSLLEINRAKRRDRELSKDAPFQYLRPGMVLLKRFIKPNDQVKIVKVCQQLGVGSGGFYRPGYRDGAMLRLWMMCLGKNWDPDSHSYGDTRPFDGAQPPTIPEEFRKYVQDAIQASHELLKQNIGAVNAVDELPLMSPDICLVNFYNSSGRLGLHQDKDESMSSLDKGLPVVSFSLGDTTEFLYGDVRDEEKVSKVALESGDVLIFGGKSRLIFHGVSNMKPNTAPKWLTDETSLRPGRLNLTFRQY; this comes from the exons atGTTCTATATG GACTATGGAAGGTCTTCGGAACGGCAAAAGCAGGGGGCATGTACATTCTCTCCTTCACTTAGCAGCAAATATTCACCTCAACAGTTGGTTGCACCTGCTCACCCACCGCAAGCTGCAGACTCCAGAAGCAGTTCATATAGTGCTGGATCTGTGGGATCTGATTCTGGAGCTTCCCCATTTGACATATGTTTGAGTGGTAACAAATGCGGCATCAAGTTGAATTCTTCTTTACTTGAGATCAACAGAGCAAAAAGACGGGACAGGGAACTTTCCAAGGATGCTCCATTCCAGTACTTGAGACCTGGGATGGTTCTGTTGAAAAGATTCATAAAGCCTAATGATCAG GTTAAAATTGTCAAAGTTTGCCAGCAGCTTGGTGTTGGTTCAGGAGGATTTTATAGACCTGGCTACCGAGATGGGGCTATGTTAAGACTCTGGATGATGTGCTTAGGGAAAAACTGGGATCCGGATTCACACTCATATGGCGATACACGTCCGTTCGATGGAGCTCAACCACCGACCATACCAGAAGAATTCAGGAAGTATGTTCAAGATGCCATTCAAGCTTCCCATGAACTCCTGAAACAAAACATAGGAGCTGTCAATGCTGTGGACGAACTTCCTCTGATGTCACCAGATATCTGCCTTGTTAACTTCTACAACAGTAGTGGGAGGCTAGGTCTTCATCAG GACAAAGATGAATCAATGAGCAGCCTTGATAAGGGATTGCCTGTCGTTTCTTTTTCATTAGGCGATACCACAGAATTCTTGTATGGCGATGTTAGAGATGAAGAGAAGGTTTCAAAGGTTGCTCTTGAATCTGGTGACGTCCTTATATTTGGTGGTAAGTCGAGGCTGATATTCCACGGGGTTTCCAACATGAAACCTAATACGGCGCCAAAGTGGCTGACGGATGAGACAAGTCTTCGACCTGGGCGTCTGAATCTCACATTCAGGCAGTACTAG